The window TGGAGGAAAGATTGACCATTTGCAGCGCGGCCTGTGCTCGCTCCAGCGCTTGCGCGTGATTTAGGCCATGATGCAGCAACATATCGGTCATCTGCCGCTTGATCGTCAGCACCGGATTCAGGACATTCATGGATCCCTGGGGGATATAGGCGATGTTCTGCCAGCGCAAACGGCGCAGCTCGCCTTCCGAAATGGCGAGCAGATCCTTTTCCTCGCCATTCGGCAGCGTGAGAAAGGCGCTCCCGGACTGCAAGGTCTGGGGTGGTTGCAAGAGGTTCAGGATAGCCGCCGCCAGCGTGCTCTTGCCGCTACCGCTTTCACCCACCAAGCCGATTATTTCCCCGCGAAAGACATCCAGATCGACCGACGTCAATACCTGGATAACGGATTTGCGGCCCACCAGCGCAGTGGAAATATCGCGAACCCTGAGGATAGGAGTCGTCACTTATCTTTCCTCCACTGTCGTTCTCAGCCGCGGGTTAAAGATTTCATCCAGCCCCATGCCGATCATGTTGAGCGCCAGAAATACGAGAATGAGGGTGGCCGCGGGCAGCAGCATCTGCCCCACCAGACCGACACCGATGACACCCTCGCGCAAACCCTTGGCAATCATAAACCCCAGGGTCGGCAGGCCGCCTGCCCCCAGGCCAATGATCTGTAACCCGGCCTCGGCCAGCATCGCGCCAACCATGCTCAACGACAGGATGTAGGCAATGTAGGGTAGTAACGCCGGCATGAGTTCCGTGAAGATGATCTCGACCGTGCCGGCCCCGGACAAGCGGGCCAGATCAACGTAGCGACGTTCGCGAAGGCTCTGCACCTGGGAACGGATGACGCGGGCCGCGAATGCCCAGCTAAAGAAACCCAAAATCAACGCCAGCTTGTTCAGGTCCCAGCGGTCGATGTAGACGGCCAGAATGAGCAAGAGCGGTAGCGTCGGAATGACGAGCACCATGTCAATGATGATTCGGGAAATTGTATCGATACGGCCGGTGGCATAGCCGGCGGCGAAGCCTACGATGACCCCCAGTGACGCCCCCACCAGCCCGGCGATCAGCCCGATCTTAAAGGATGGCAGAATGCTGGAAAGATAGACCATGAGACCATCGCGGCCGTCGCCGTCCGTTCCTAATGGGTGTTCCCCCGAAGGTAGCTGGAAGGGTCGAAAGGTTCCCCGGCCGATGGGATCAGTATCGGGAAACAGGGCTGCCCGGGCGATGGCGGGGCCGATGAGCGCAAGCCCCACCATGAGTCCGAGCAGGACAATGCCGGTGATGAGTTTTGCGTTTTTCATTTGATTGTCTTGATTCGCGGATCCAGCAAAGGCAGGGCCAGGTCCACAATCAGCGTCAATGTTAATACGGCAAAAATAGAAAACAGGACAATGCCTTGCATCACATTGAAGTCGCGCAGACCCATGGCCTGCACAAACAGGGTTCCCAGACCGGGATAGCCGAACAGGACTTCGATGATAAAGGTCCCGCTAATCGTCGTGCCGAGAATGATCGCCAGGCCGGCCACCTGGGGAATGAGCGCATTGCGAAAGGCGTAATCCCGCAGAATGGTTCGGGGGGGCAGGCCCTTGGCCCGCGCATAGAGCAGATGGTCCTCGCCGAGAACCGAGATCATCAGGGCGCGCATGCCCAGCGTGAAGCCCGCGCTCAGCACCAATACATTGGAAAGCATGGGCAGGATGGCATGTTGGATGAGACTGCTGATAAATTCCCATGTCCAGGCCGGTTGCAAGTGGGCCGCATAGGGGCCGCGCGCCGGCAGCCAGCGCAGTTGGAAGCCAACCAGAATGATAAGCCCCAAAGCGACAAGGTAGACCGGCGTAATCTGTAGAAACGTAGCCGAGACAATCGCAATGTTGGCCGACCTCTTTCTTCGCAGCCAGCCCAGGATCGCGCCTAATGTCGTGCCGATTAGCCAGGCAACGAGGACTGATGTTGTGAGCAGGCCAATGGTCCAGGGCATGTTGCGCAGGATCAGCTCGCGCGTGGGCACCGGATAGGCAACGAACGAGGGGCCAAAATCAAGACCGCGAAAGAGGGCATTGCGGAAGAAAACCAGGTACTGGGTGATGAGCGGCTCGTCGAGGCCAAATTCAGCGCGATAGACGGCAATGATGGCCGCGGCTTCTTCGGCCGACACGTTGCCCTGCGCCCGCGACAACTGCCCAAACACAATCGTCATGGGATCGCCGGGGATGGCGCGAAACATGAAGAACGATACGGTGATGGCCGCCCACAAGGTGAACAGGTAGACGCCGAAGCGTCGCACCACATATAGCGCCACCTGACGCCGCGCGGCCGAACTTTGCCGGGCCGTATCCTGGTAGTTGCTGATGTCAGACGATTGATCCATAGCCCTACCTGCATAGGTAAGTGTGGTTAATGGGCGATGGCCCAGGCCATCGCCCACTAACCGTCCAGAGCGTTATTGAGTGGGTTCGATGTAAGTCAGCATTTGGCGGAAGTGGTTGCCCCAGTGCACCCACGGCTGACCTACTTCCAGACCGGTCCAGTACTTATTGTTGAACATGACGCCTTCGTTCTCGCTATAGAGCGGAATGTACGGCTTGTCCTCGGCCCACAGCGCGTAGGCCTGCCGGAACAGGTCTTGTATGGCCGGGTCGGACGGATCACCGGCGCGGATCTGGTCGATCAGCGCATCCATTTCCGGGTTGGTGTAGCGGCCGGGAATGCCACCAGACGACTCACCGATCGGGACAAGCAGGTCGCTATGCAGACCGGCGTACATGCCGCCCAACGGATCGGAAGGACGGGTGCAGAACCAACGGAAGAGAATATCAAATTCTCCTTGCGGGCCCACGGTAAAGAATGTGGGAATATCCAGCAATCGCGGGTTGATCTCGATACCGAGCAACTGCGCCTGCTCAGACAGCAACCAGGCCCAGACCGTCCAGGCCGGATTGCCGACGTCGATATAGAGCGCATCGAGCGAAATCGGATTGCCCTCAAGATCGAGCCGCTGTCCGTCGACCAGGGCATAGCCGGCATCATCCAGAATCTGGGCGGCCATCACCGGGTCGAAGGTTGTCACATTGAAGCTTTCGGCCGCGGCCGGATCATAGAAGTTCTCGTCAATCACACCTGGGTTGGGCCACAAGACCGGCGACACATAACCCGGCACATTCGCCAGATTGGCAACCTTTGTGCGGTCCATGAGCAGACTCATTGCCTGACGGAACGCCGGATCGGCCAGGGGGCCGGAGTCGACATTGAACACCAGACCGCGCGGGCAAGGATCCTGATGAACCAGCAATTCCAATGCGGGATTGGCCTGCACCATACGGGTCGTCATTTGTCCCGGCATCCGGCCCAGGTCATAGCTGTTGTTTTCCCATTCAAACACGGCTACGTCCGGTTCCGGCCTTTTCAGCCATACCTGATAGCGCGGGGCCGGCATCGCATCCGGGTTCCAATAATCATCCCGACGTTCCCAGATCACCGTGCGGGTATCGTTGCTGGTGCTGACAAGCCGGTAGGGGCCGGAGCCGATGGCATCGGGATTCGTGAAGGTGACCGGGTCCTGCCCTTCCCAGATGTGCTGGGGAACCGGGGTGAAAGCGAAGCTGATGTCGGCTACAAACGCCTGGTGGAAGCGGAAATTGGTTTCGGGCAGGGTAAAGACGATCTGATTGTCGCCATTGGCCGCCCATTCCACATCACTGAGGAAGGTCGCGTAGAGGATACCCTTGTCGGCGTTGTCTTTGGCATACTGAAGTGTAAACAGCCAGTCATCAATGGTCAATGGCTCGCCGTCGTTCCAGTTGACCCCCTCGGTAATCGTGAGGGTCATTTCCGTGCCGTCCTCGTTATACTCCCAGCCTTGAGCCAGCCAGGGGTAGATGACGCCGTTCCATTCGATGAAGGGAACTTCCGTTGCCATGTTCTGGTAGCCGGTGGCATTGTTGAAGGTGGATGTCTGGAAGTTGTTGAAGCTGTCCCAGATGTCATTGTTGGGGGCCTGCGAGGCCACAATGAACGTTTCGTTGCGGGGCAGATCGCCATAGACGAGCGGGATTTCCTCGGCCTCGGCGGTGGGCACCTCGGCCGGCACCTCGACAATTCGGGTAACTTCCACTTCCTCGACCACCGTTTCGACGACCGGCGTACCTTCGACGATACGGGTGACCTCTCGTTCTACTTCGACAACCTGGCTACTCTCTGGCGCGGAACAGGCCATCAAGAGCGCGGTGAACGCGAGCAGGATAATGAATAGCTTAATGGGACGAAAATTCTTTGCGCGCATGATCGTTCTCCTTCCTCTTCTCTCCACGCTTGTGGAAGATATGGGTTCAATGGGCTTTCTCATATCCCGAATTTGGTCAGTCTGGGATAGAAGCTTAAGAGACTTAAGGCATCTAGGTTCATAATGCGTCGGCGGCAAATGCGTAATTGGGTTGTTGCCTGTTACTCGAAGCCTAACGAGCAGCCACGGCCGATGGTGGCCTATGTAACATCAGCAACTTCATCTCCGTCATTTCTTCTATGGCATATCTTACTCCTTCGCGCCCTATGCCGGACTGGCGGACTCCGCCATAGGGCATGTGATCTACCCTGAAGGCAGATACATCGTTGACAATAAGCCCCCCAACTGAAATCTGGTTATAAGCGTCTTCAATGAGGCCCCAGTCATTGGTGAACAATCCTGCCTGAAGGCCGTAGTCGCTGCGGTCTACGGCCGCCATAGCTTGCTGAACATCATCGTAGCGATAGAGACTGATGACCGGGCCGAACACTTCCTGACAGGAGACGCGCATCTCTTCGTTGACAGAGGCCAACACGGTCGGTTCCCAGACGTTGCCCTCTCGCTTGCCGCCCGCCAGCACTTGGGCGCCTGCGTCCATCGCTTCCCGCAACCAATCGCCTATTCGCGCGGCCTGCACGGCGTTGATGATCGGCCCAACATCGGTGGCCTCAGCCAGTGGATCGCCGCTACGCAAAGCCATCACTTTGGGGAGCAATGCCTCGATAAATTCATCGTAGACGGCGCTGTGGATGTAGACGCGCTGAACCGAGATGCAAGACTGACCGGCGTAGCTAAATCCACCCCACGTCACGCGTTCCGCGGCATAGGCGATGTCGGCGTCCTTGTGGATGATGGTTCCGGCATTGCCGCCAAGCTCAAGCGTGACCGGCTTCATGCCCGCTTTCGCCTTGAGAGACCATCCGACCTGCGGGCTGCCGGTAAACGTCAGGAATTTGATGCGCTCATCCTCAACCAAAGGCGCAGCGTGCCGGACATCGCAGGGGACGACCGCTATGCCGCCAGCGGGCCAACCCGCTTCCAGCACGATCTCTGCCAGCCGGTAGGCCGACACAGGTGTCTGATTCGATGGTTTGATGACGATGGGATTGCCGGCCGCCATGGACGGGGCAACCTTGTGGGACACCAGATTCAGCGGAAAGTTAAAGGGTGTTATACCGCTCACCGGGCCGCGCGGTTCACGCCGAACGAGGGCCGTGCGCCCTTCTGTGCCCGGCAACCAGTCGAGGGGAACGATCTCGCCGTAGATGCGCCGGGTTTCTTCGGCGGCCACCTTGAATGTAAAGGCGGCCCGGTCGACCTCAACCCGGGCCGTCTTAAGGGGTTTGCCGGCTTCGCGCGCAATCACCAGCGCCAGCTCCTCGCGGCGAGCGGCAATGCCGGCGCTTACCTTCTCCAGACAGTCCGATCGCTGCCAGGCCGGCATCCGCCTAGTCTCGTCAAATGCGGCCACGGCCGTGGCGATACTCGCCTCGATTTCGGCCGGCCCCGCCAGATTGACCACAGCCACCAGGGAACCGTCGTACGGATCGAAGACTTCTTCCACTTGGCCGGTCGTGATCGTTCGGCCGCCGATCACCGGACCGATAGGGCCAAGTTGGGTATCCCTGTGTTTGATGGGCGATGTTCCGTTAGGTGTCGTCATGGTCATTCCTCGAGATGCGCTGATTCCTCTTAGCCGAGCAGGTTCAGCGGTTCCTCGATCAGATTTGCCAGATCATCCAGAAAGGCAGCTGCTCCGGCGCCGTCGATCACGCGATGGTCGCAAGAAATGCTCAGGGTCATTTGCGGCCTTACTTCCGGTTTGCCGTCGATGGGCACCACGCGATCGACCAGGCGACCGACGGCCAATATTGCTGCTTGCGGGGCGTTGATGATGGCGCTGAACGCATCGACCTTGTACATGCCCAGGTTGCTGATGGTGAACGTGCCCCCGCTGACATCGGTTAGTTGAAGCTGATTCTCCCGGGCCTTTTCAATCAGTTCGAGACGCCGCTGCGCGAGCTGCCTTATGCTCAGTGTATCCGCGGCGCGAATGACGGGGGTGATCAGACCGTCGGGGACGGCGACAGCCAGGCAAATGTCAACACTGGCATTGAGCAAGACCGCGCCGGCTTTCCAGCGAGCGTTGAGACGCGGATGCTTATTGAGTGCCGCCGCGACCAGCTTGACCAACAGGTCGGTGTAGGTGATCTTGACTGGCGCGCCGCCCTGCACGGACTGGAGCCACGCATGCAAGCGGGTTCCGTCGACGTCACGATACAAGACAAAGTGGGGCACTTCGCGCCAACTGTCGGCCGTTCGCTGGGCCATGACCCCCCAGCTGCGGGGGAGGTCGATCGGCTGGGGTGCAATGAGTAGCAGCTCGCCAGGCTGATTGCCGCTACGCACAGTTTTGGAACTGTGGCGCGCATCTGCTCTGGCGACAACATCGGCCGCCAGCACGGCCCCGTTAGGCCCAGACCCGGCAATGGCTCCGACGTCGAGACCTG is drawn from Candidatus Promineifilum breve and contains these coding sequences:
- a CDS encoding aldehyde dehydrogenase family protein, which codes for MTTPNGTSPIKHRDTQLGPIGPVIGGRTITTGQVEEVFDPYDGSLVAVVNLAGPAEIEASIATAVAAFDETRRMPAWQRSDCLEKVSAGIAARREELALVIAREAGKPLKTARVEVDRAAFTFKVAAEETRRIYGEIVPLDWLPGTEGRTALVRREPRGPVSGITPFNFPLNLVSHKVAPSMAAGNPIVIKPSNQTPVSAYRLAEIVLEAGWPAGGIAVVPCDVRHAAPLVEDERIKFLTFTGSPQVGWSLKAKAGMKPVTLELGGNAGTIIHKDADIAYAAERVTWGGFSYAGQSCISVQRVYIHSAVYDEFIEALLPKVMALRSGDPLAEATDVGPIINAVQAARIGDWLREAMDAGAQVLAGGKREGNVWEPTVLASVNEEMRVSCQEVFGPVISLYRYDDVQQAMAAVDRSDYGLQAGLFTNDWGLIEDAYNQISVGGLIVNDVSAFRVDHMPYGGVRQSGIGREGVRYAIEEMTEMKLLMLHRPPSAVAAR
- a CDS encoding ABC transporter substrate-binding protein produces the protein MRAKNFRPIKLFIILLAFTALLMACSAPESSQVVEVEREVTRIVEGTPVVETVVEEVEVTRIVEVPAEVPTAEAEEIPLVYGDLPRNETFIVASQAPNNDIWDSFNNFQTSTFNNATGYQNMATEVPFIEWNGVIYPWLAQGWEYNEDGTEMTLTITEGVNWNDGEPLTIDDWLFTLQYAKDNADKGILYATFLSDVEWAANGDNQIVFTLPETNFRFHQAFVADISFAFTPVPQHIWEGQDPVTFTNPDAIGSGPYRLVSTSNDTRTVIWERRDDYWNPDAMPAPRYQVWLKRPEPDVAVFEWENNSYDLGRMPGQMTTRMVQANPALELLVHQDPCPRGLVFNVDSGPLADPAFRQAMSLLMDRTKVANLANVPGYVSPVLWPNPGVIDENFYDPAAAESFNVTTFDPVMAAQILDDAGYALVDGQRLDLEGNPISLDALYIDVGNPAWTVWAWLLSEQAQLLGIEINPRLLDIPTFFTVGPQGEFDILFRWFCTRPSDPLGGMYAGLHSDLLVPIGESSGGIPGRYTNPEMDALIDQIRAGDPSDPAIQDLFRQAYALWAEDKPYIPLYSENEGVMFNNKYWTGLEVGQPWVHWGNHFRQMLTYIEPTQ
- a CDS encoding dihydrolipoamide acetyltransferase family protein; amino-acid sequence: MKKEIIMPALGMAQETGTLIRWLKREGDSVAKGEPLIEIETDKVTVEIEALVSGILINITAEEGDVVPVGQTIGHIISPEELAASGLSPDTVEPPAARLSPPEKARIASPVAARMAAEHGIELSQVRAEQSRIMKADVQRLLERSPEPAPARVPASPKARRLAKEAGLDVGAIAGSGPNGAVLAADVVARADARHSSKTVRSGNQPGELLLIAPQPIDLPRSWGVMAQRTADSWREVPHFVLYRDVDGTRLHAWLQSVQGGAPVKITYTDLLVKLVAAALNKHPRLNARWKAGAVLLNASVDICLAVAVPDGLITPVIRAADTLSIRQLAQRRLELIEKARENQLQLTDVSGGTFTISNLGMYKVDAFSAIINAPQAAILAVGRLVDRVVPIDGKPEVRPQMTLSISCDHRVIDGAGAAAFLDDLANLIEEPLNLLG
- a CDS encoding ABC transporter permease, translated to MDQSSDISNYQDTARQSSAARRQVALYVVRRFGVYLFTLWAAITVSFFMFRAIPGDPMTIVFGQLSRAQGNVSAEEAAAIIAVYRAEFGLDEPLITQYLVFFRNALFRGLDFGPSFVAYPVPTRELILRNMPWTIGLLTTSVLVAWLIGTTLGAILGWLRRKRSANIAIVSATFLQITPVYLVALGLIILVGFQLRWLPARGPYAAHLQPAWTWEFISSLIQHAILPMLSNVLVLSAGFTLGMRALMISVLGEDHLLYARAKGLPPRTILRDYAFRNALIPQVAGLAIILGTTISGTFIIEVLFGYPGLGTLFVQAMGLRDFNVMQGIVLFSIFAVLTLTLIVDLALPLLDPRIKTIK
- a CDS encoding ABC transporter permease — translated: MKNAKLITGIVLLGLMVGLALIGPAIARAALFPDTDPIGRGTFRPFQLPSGEHPLGTDGDGRDGLMVYLSSILPSFKIGLIAGLVGASLGVIVGFAAGYATGRIDTISRIIIDMVLVIPTLPLLLILAVYIDRWDLNKLALILGFFSWAFAARVIRSQVQSLRERRYVDLARLSGAGTVEIIFTELMPALLPYIAYILSLSMVGAMLAEAGLQIIGLGAGGLPTLGFMIAKGLREGVIGVGLVGQMLLPAATLILVFLALNMIGMGLDEIFNPRLRTTVEER